In Marinobacter antarcticus, one genomic interval encodes:
- a CDS encoding FCD domain-containing protein: MAISQEISYRLERLILDGGLAPEQKIPSERQLAARLRVSRSVIREALHELQGRGVIETRHGKGSFVSTMVPGSGDLREQGPLMHLFEGHPRTLYDLLEVREQLEGQAAFLAAQRATNLDRHRITKAFRALEETDPLSNARPDHGFHQAIVEASHNPILVHVLNSLKNMMLMTVQASVANLNPRAEMRKKIVLQHRQIYEAIISGRPASAQKIAMAHVRFVSQAMRDLEKEGSTLIRIPVEQEALGDQHHAHS; this comes from the coding sequence ATGGCTATTTCACAGGAAATTTCCTACCGATTAGAAAGGTTGATCCTCGACGGCGGGCTGGCGCCGGAGCAAAAAATACCTTCAGAACGGCAACTTGCAGCGCGCCTGCGGGTGTCGCGGTCGGTTATCCGTGAAGCGCTCCACGAACTGCAAGGGCGTGGTGTGATCGAAACCCGCCACGGCAAAGGCTCCTTTGTTTCCACGATGGTACCGGGCTCTGGTGATCTCCGTGAACAAGGCCCCCTGATGCACCTTTTTGAAGGTCACCCACGAACGCTTTATGACTTGCTGGAGGTTCGTGAACAGTTGGAAGGACAGGCCGCCTTCCTGGCCGCGCAACGGGCTACCAACCTGGACCGTCACCGGATAACCAAAGCCTTTCGCGCTCTGGAAGAAACCGATCCACTGAGTAATGCCCGCCCGGACCATGGCTTTCATCAGGCTATCGTGGAGGCTTCCCATAACCCGATTCTGGTTCACGTACTCAACAGCCTTAAGAATATGATGCTTATGACCGTGCAGGCGTCGGTTGCCAATCTCAATCCGCGCGCTGAGATGCGCAAGAAGATTGTTCTTCAGCACCGACAAATCTATGAGGCCATTATTTCCGGAAGGCCAGCCAGCGCCCAGAAAATTGCCATGGCCCATGTGCGCTTCGTCAGCCAAGCCATGCGCGACCTGGAAAAGGAAGGCAGTACGCTGATCCGTATTCCGGTTGAGCAGGAGGCACTGGGCGACCAACACCATGCCCATAGTTGA
- the dctP gene encoding TRAP transporter substrate-binding protein DctP, which produces MKPSKTTTHKCGAGAASQRRSFLKTAALGTALAGVLMMGAGQANAATTWKIQSVWDAGTVGYDLFEGWCNGMEEKSGGELIFKCFPAKAVAADNNSLFDSVRSGVLQGMNPFTLYWSGKIPASVFLSSYPAGPDQPHQWDIMFYDLGMLEKTREIYKKFGLFYVGPIQHDANIIHSKTPVNSLEDLKGLKLRVPGGMVAEVFQAFGASTVSLPGSDIFPALEKGTIDAADYVGPAVNWELGFSQVTDYILFGPPGVMSIYQPVDLMDLTVNLRAWNALDPKLQQLVEDEVRIYSQKHYLTIQKRNIEAMKKFKDAGDTVSRLSQEDVLNWRRKAIPIWYKWANKDEDARAIFDIQIEYMMNDTMGYIQESDLEGVPGR; this is translated from the coding sequence ATGAAACCGAGCAAGACCACTACACATAAATGCGGAGCCGGCGCGGCTTCGCAGCGCAGAAGCTTTCTGAAAACTGCAGCTCTTGGTACGGCCTTAGCCGGCGTGCTGATGATGGGGGCTGGTCAGGCAAACGCTGCAACGACCTGGAAAATCCAGTCGGTCTGGGATGCCGGTACAGTCGGCTATGATCTGTTCGAGGGCTGGTGTAATGGCATGGAAGAGAAGTCAGGCGGTGAACTGATCTTCAAGTGTTTCCCTGCCAAGGCTGTCGCCGCCGATAACAACTCACTGTTTGATTCGGTTCGCAGTGGCGTACTTCAGGGTATGAACCCTTTTACTCTTTACTGGTCCGGTAAGATTCCGGCTTCGGTTTTCCTGTCTTCCTATCCTGCGGGTCCTGACCAGCCTCACCAGTGGGACATCATGTTCTACGACTTGGGCATGCTGGAAAAAACCCGTGAGATTTACAAGAAGTTCGGGCTTTTCTACGTTGGCCCGATTCAGCACGATGCAAACATCATCCATTCCAAGACGCCGGTAAACAGCCTCGAAGATCTTAAAGGCCTTAAGCTACGAGTTCCCGGCGGTATGGTTGCCGAGGTGTTCCAAGCGTTCGGTGCTTCCACTGTGAGTCTGCCGGGTTCTGACATCTTTCCGGCCCTGGAAAAGGGCACCATCGACGCAGCCGACTATGTGGGCCCGGCGGTAAACTGGGAACTGGGCTTCTCCCAGGTGACTGATTACATCCTGTTCGGACCTCCGGGCGTGATGTCTATCTACCAGCCGGTGGACCTGATGGACCTGACCGTCAACCTGCGTGCCTGGAACGCCCTGGATCCGAAACTCCAGCAACTGGTTGAGGATGAAGTGCGCATCTATTCCCAGAAGCACTATCTGACCATTCAGAAGCGCAACATTGAGGCCATGAAGAAGTTCAAGGATGCAGGTGACACCGTGAGCCGTCTGAGCCAGGAAGATGTGCTTAACTGGCGCCGCAAAGCCATCCCGATCTGGTACAAGTGGGCAAACAAGGACGAAGATGCCCGCGCCATCTTCGATATCCAGATCGAGTACATGATGAACGATACTATGGGCTATATCCAGGAGTCGGACCTTGAAGGTGTGCCGGGCCGGTAA
- a CDS encoding TRAP transporter small permease subunit, whose amino-acid sequence MSDLEGFGFVMPHWFYWGWLAVMPLIMIAWDKWSSGHGGGSAEPELTPGELQAQEDDPLIYLQFEGNWFTKVVDWMCDKSGLFVSFWTINAVVFYFFGVVMRYIFNMPTIWVHEASFLLLGMQYMLAGAFAMLHGAHVRVDVMYNMLPARGRIGLDIFTSMFFFIFALILLVTSWTFFQDSYAMNETTVETWGIQHWPAKGMMVVGSLLLLLAGISKLMKDIVLFVRLGRERTA is encoded by the coding sequence ATGTCTGATCTTGAAGGTTTCGGATTCGTAATGCCGCACTGGTTCTATTGGGGCTGGCTTGCGGTTATGCCGCTGATCATGATTGCTTGGGATAAGTGGAGCAGTGGTCACGGAGGCGGGAGTGCCGAGCCGGAATTGACACCGGGGGAATTACAGGCGCAAGAGGATGATCCACTTATCTATCTCCAGTTCGAAGGGAACTGGTTTACCAAGGTAGTGGACTGGATGTGCGACAAATCCGGTCTGTTCGTGTCGTTCTGGACAATCAATGCCGTCGTGTTCTATTTCTTTGGCGTGGTCATGCGCTACATCTTTAACATGCCCACCATCTGGGTCCATGAAGCCAGCTTCCTGCTGCTGGGTATGCAGTATATGCTGGCCGGCGCATTTGCCATGCTTCACGGTGCCCATGTGCGTGTGGATGTGATGTACAACATGCTGCCGGCGCGGGGAAGAATTGGCCTGGACATCTTTACTTCCATGTTCTTCTTCATTTTTGCCCTGATTCTGCTGGTTACCTCCTGGACCTTTTTCCAGGATTCCTATGCCATGAATGAAACCACGGTTGAGACCTGGGGCATCCAGCACTGGCCGGCCAAAGGCATGATGGTTGTGGGTTCATTACTTCTCTTACTCGCAGGCATATCCAAGCTGATGAAGGATATTGTCCTGTTTGTCCGTCTTGGCCGGGAGCGCACCGCATGA
- a CDS encoding TRAP transporter large permease, which translates to MTTNTTTAPGSNLVGKLSTWLMIIATVALAFVICVEMINILFYDPWSDEQFLFKLSGSLSDVKIGPLTYLMFGSLAVALMMGLPLAFVTGGLGVMFIYLVGDAMMLNLVPGRIFPMMTNSDLAAIPLFIFMASMLERAGLIEEMFSVVYKWMGGLSGGLATATILASTLLAAMVGVIGAAVVTMGIIALPAMLKRGYDQKIALGSIMAGGTLGILIPPSILAILYAVVAQQSVGELYLGSVIPGLMLSSMYIAYVLIRSWINPKLGPPVPVEERISLKEKLLLTKNLIAPLVLVFLVLGLLFGGIATPVEAAGIGSFGAIVVAMMHGKFSIAGLREASVTTTKASAMVLWIMFGASVFVGFYILQGGQQFVTESILGTGMSPYGILFLLMFLLVVLGMFLDWVGILLLAVPIFIPIVKALEFPGLLGFPPVAGDDVVLWFGVLYLVNMQMSFLSPPFGYALFYLRGVCPPEISMATIFKSALVFLAIQAFGLFMCILIPGLVTWLPGLVYG; encoded by the coding sequence ATGACTACAAATACAACAACTGCGCCGGGTAGTAACCTTGTTGGAAAGCTGAGTACCTGGCTGATGATTATCGCCACAGTGGCACTGGCGTTTGTCATCTGTGTCGAAATGATCAACATTCTTTTCTACGATCCGTGGAGTGATGAGCAATTCCTGTTCAAGCTCTCCGGTAGCCTTTCTGACGTCAAGATCGGGCCTTTGACCTATCTGATGTTCGGTTCCCTCGCCGTGGCCCTGATGATGGGGCTGCCGCTGGCTTTCGTGACCGGTGGTCTCGGGGTGATGTTCATCTACCTGGTGGGTGACGCAATGATGCTGAACCTCGTGCCGGGGCGCATCTTCCCCATGATGACCAACTCCGATCTGGCGGCGATACCGCTGTTTATCTTTATGGCCTCCATGCTTGAGCGCGCCGGCCTGATTGAGGAAATGTTCAGTGTGGTCTACAAGTGGATGGGTGGCCTGAGCGGCGGTCTGGCGACAGCAACCATCCTCGCCTCTACTTTGCTTGCAGCTATGGTGGGTGTTATCGGTGCTGCCGTTGTCACCATGGGCATCATCGCTCTGCCGGCGATGCTCAAGCGCGGTTACGATCAGAAGATCGCGCTGGGCTCGATCATGGCTGGCGGTACTCTGGGCATACTGATTCCTCCTTCAATCCTGGCAATTCTGTACGCGGTTGTCGCACAGCAATCGGTCGGTGAGTTGTATCTCGGCTCCGTGATCCCGGGCCTGATGCTGTCTTCGATGTATATTGCGTATGTGCTGATCCGCAGCTGGATTAATCCGAAGCTGGGGCCGCCTGTACCGGTGGAAGAGCGGATTTCCCTGAAGGAAAAGCTGCTGCTCACGAAAAATCTGATTGCTCCACTGGTTCTGGTATTTCTGGTGCTGGGCCTGCTGTTCGGCGGCATTGCAACGCCGGTAGAAGCGGCGGGTATCGGTTCCTTTGGCGCCATCGTGGTGGCCATGATGCATGGCAAGTTCTCCATTGCCGGGCTGCGGGAAGCCTCTGTAACCACGACCAAGGCATCCGCCATGGTGCTGTGGATCATGTTCGGTGCCTCGGTTTTTGTTGGCTTCTACATCCTTCAGGGTGGGCAGCAATTTGTCACGGAATCCATCCTGGGTACTGGCATGTCGCCATACGGCATTCTGTTCCTGCTGATGTTCCTGCTGGTGGTTCTGGGTATGTTCCTGGACTGGGTGGGTATTCTGCTGCTGGCAGTTCCTATCTTCATTCCGATTGTAAAAGCTCTGGAGTTCCCGGGGCTGCTGGGCTTCCCGCCGGTGGCAGGTGATGATGTTGTGCTCTGGTTCGGTGTGCTCTATCTGGTCAATATGCAGATGTCGTTCCTCAGTCCGCCATTCGGTTACGCATTGTTCTACCTCCGCGGCGTATGCCCACCAGAAATATCCATGGCCACGATTTTCAAGTCAGCCCTCGTGTTTCTGGCTATTCAGGCGTTCGGGCTATTCATGTGTATCCTGATCCCCGGCCTCGTAACCTGGCTGCCAGGGCTGGTTTACGGTTAA
- a CDS encoding GlcG/HbpS family heme-binding protein translates to MLTIKRLDLAEARILIEGAAEKAREIGVPMCIAVVDESGNLVAFERMDGGKITSVTIAQDKAFTAAAAKKATHDYNKVNVPGSLAFGIHTEVGGRISSVGGGLPVIVDGDVVGGIGLSSGTPQQDMDCAQAGIDYFETQRG, encoded by the coding sequence ATGTTGACGATCAAACGTCTGGACCTTGCCGAAGCTCGGATCCTCATTGAGGGTGCAGCTGAAAAGGCTCGCGAGATCGGCGTGCCCATGTGCATCGCTGTGGTGGACGAATCCGGCAATCTGGTGGCCTTCGAGCGTATGGATGGTGGCAAGATCACCAGTGTGACCATCGCCCAGGACAAAGCCTTCACCGCGGCGGCGGCCAAGAAGGCCACCCACGACTACAACAAGGTGAACGTGCCCGGCAGTCTGGCTTTCGGTATTCATACCGAAGTCGGCGGGCGCATCAGTTCGGTGGGTGGTGGCCTGCCTGTGATCGTTGACGGCGACGTGGTGGGTGGTATCGGGCTCAGTTCCGGCACGCCGCAACAGGATATGGATTGCGCCCAGGCGGGGATAGATTACTTTGAGACCCAGCGTGGTTGA
- a CDS encoding FAD-linked oxidase C-terminal domain-containing protein produces MTTKPKISKTELAEQFRTFVDADFVITDNETMKPYECDGMSMYCEMPLLVVLPETVTQVQRIMRICHEHGVPVVARGAGTGLSAGAMPSKEGVVLSLAKFNRILHIDPLARTASLQPGVRNLAISEEAAQYGLYYGPDPSSQIACTIGGNVAENSGGVHCLKYGLTVHNIFSVEMVTAEGDVVTVGSDGMDSCGMDLLALLTGSEGLLGVVTEVKVKLLPKPEVAQVVMAGFDSVQKAGDAVGGIISHGIIPGGLEMMDGHAIVAADDFAGAGYPRDAKALLLCEVDGTEEEVHEHIAEAEAVFRKLGATSVRTSQSEQERALLWLGRKSAFPAVGRISPDYYCMDGTIPRRHIAHVLTEMQKLSEEFGLRVANVFHAGDGNLHPLILFDANVPGEFERTEAFGASILKMCVDVGGCITGEHGVGVEKIRQMAIQFNDQELQQFHDVKAAFDPAGILNPGKGVPALKFCQEYRSLEHKQHKHEKTEAAHG; encoded by the coding sequence ATGACAACCAAACCGAAAATCAGCAAAACGGAGCTCGCCGAACAGTTCCGGACGTTTGTTGATGCGGACTTTGTTATCACAGATAACGAGACCATGAAGCCTTACGAATGCGACGGCATGTCGATGTACTGCGAGATGCCGCTGCTGGTGGTGCTGCCAGAAACCGTAACCCAGGTGCAGCGGATAATGCGCATCTGCCATGAGCATGGGGTTCCGGTTGTTGCCCGCGGTGCAGGCACGGGCCTCAGTGCCGGGGCCATGCCCAGCAAAGAGGGCGTGGTGCTCTCCCTGGCCAAGTTCAACCGCATTCTGCATATCGATCCGCTGGCACGAACTGCCAGTCTTCAGCCTGGTGTGCGTAACCTGGCCATCAGTGAGGAGGCGGCCCAGTATGGTCTTTACTACGGGCCGGATCCCTCGTCGCAGATTGCCTGCACCATTGGAGGCAATGTCGCCGAAAACTCCGGTGGTGTGCACTGCCTGAAATACGGCCTCACGGTGCACAATATTTTCAGCGTGGAGATGGTGACCGCCGAAGGCGATGTGGTGACTGTCGGAAGCGACGGAATGGATAGTTGTGGTATGGATCTGCTCGCCCTGCTGACCGGATCTGAAGGTCTGCTGGGCGTGGTAACCGAGGTGAAGGTTAAACTTCTGCCCAAGCCAGAAGTGGCCCAGGTTGTGATGGCTGGTTTTGACAGCGTTCAGAAAGCGGGTGACGCAGTTGGCGGTATTATCTCCCACGGGATCATTCCAGGTGGGCTGGAGATGATGGATGGTCATGCCATTGTGGCTGCTGATGACTTTGCCGGTGCCGGCTACCCTCGTGATGCCAAAGCGCTGCTTCTTTGTGAAGTAGACGGTACCGAAGAGGAAGTGCACGAGCACATCGCCGAAGCTGAGGCGGTTTTCCGCAAGCTCGGTGCTACCTCAGTTCGAACGTCCCAGAGTGAACAGGAGCGTGCATTGCTCTGGCTCGGCCGAAAATCCGCCTTTCCGGCCGTCGGCCGAATTTCTCCGGACTACTACTGCATGGACGGCACGATTCCCCGTCGCCATATTGCTCACGTGCTGACAGAAATGCAGAAACTGTCTGAAGAGTTCGGCCTGCGCGTGGCCAACGTGTTTCATGCCGGTGATGGCAATCTGCACCCGTTGATTCTTTTTGATGCAAACGTACCGGGGGAGTTCGAGCGCACGGAGGCCTTTGGAGCCAGCATTCTGAAAATGTGCGTGGACGTCGGAGGCTGCATTACCGGTGAACATGGTGTGGGCGTGGAAAAGATTCGTCAGATGGCGATTCAGTTTAACGACCAGGAACTCCAGCAGTTTCACGACGTGAAAGCGGCCTTTGACCCTGCGGGCATTCTAAACCCGGGTAAAGGTGTACCTGCGTTGAAGTTCTGCCAGGAATATCGCTCGCTGGAGCACAAACAACACAAGCATGAAAAAACGGAAGCCGCACATGGCTGA
- the glcE gene encoding glycolate oxidase subunit GlcE, whose protein sequence is MADISQQLQEQVLQARAGGEKLNIVGGGTKAFIGREPSADAGTLNVGEHTGIVDYHPVELVMTVRAGTPLSDIEAALAEQGQALHFEPPHFGPESTIGGTLACNLSGPGRPWAGSVRDQVLGIRLLNGKGEHLRFGGEVMKNVAGYDVSRLQAGALGTLGLITEISLKVMPGPAASLTLVQDMAIDEVLHYMNSRAAEPKPITAACWVDGKVYLRLSGAKTAVEATAEKWSGDVMEKGEAFWRSVQDMQHEFFADKGEPLWRFSVGSTAANPAIEGKWFIDWAGSQRWFRGAAELGDMEPLARAAGGQVSLFRGGDRSGEVMHSQPNALKTIQRRVKASFDPDGIFNPGRLYSWL, encoded by the coding sequence ATGGCTGATATCTCTCAACAACTGCAGGAACAAGTGCTCCAGGCCCGCGCTGGCGGTGAGAAACTCAACATAGTCGGTGGCGGCACCAAAGCCTTTATTGGCCGGGAACCAAGCGCGGATGCAGGCACCCTTAACGTGGGTGAGCATACCGGGATTGTGGACTATCACCCGGTTGAACTGGTGATGACGGTTCGTGCAGGAACGCCTCTGAGCGACATTGAAGCTGCGCTTGCCGAGCAAGGCCAGGCGCTGCACTTTGAACCTCCTCACTTTGGCCCTGAATCCACCATTGGTGGCACGCTCGCCTGCAATCTCTCCGGGCCAGGCAGGCCTTGGGCGGGATCGGTGCGGGATCAGGTGCTGGGCATACGCCTGCTTAACGGTAAAGGTGAACACCTGCGTTTCGGCGGCGAGGTGATGAAAAACGTAGCCGGCTACGACGTCTCCCGGCTTCAGGCCGGAGCCCTTGGTACCCTGGGGCTCATTACTGAAATCAGTCTGAAAGTGATGCCTGGCCCGGCCGCCAGCCTGACCCTTGTGCAGGACATGGCAATAGACGAAGTGCTGCACTATATGAACAGCCGCGCAGCAGAACCCAAGCCAATCACCGCTGCCTGCTGGGTCGACGGCAAAGTTTACCTTCGTCTCTCCGGTGCGAAAACGGCGGTTGAGGCAACCGCTGAAAAGTGGAGTGGTGACGTCATGGAAAAAGGCGAGGCTTTCTGGCGCTCAGTGCAGGACATGCAACACGAATTCTTCGCCGACAAGGGCGAGCCACTCTGGCGCTTCTCCGTAGGCTCCACGGCGGCCAATCCCGCTATCGAAGGCAAATGGTTCATCGACTGGGCCGGTTCTCAGCGTTGGTTCCGGGGAGCTGCAGAGCTTGGCGACATGGAGCCCCTGGCCCGTGCCGCTGGCGGACAGGTAAGCCTGTTCCGGGGCGGCGACCGCAGCGGTGAGGTGATGCACAGCCAACCCAATGCGCTTAAAACGATCCAGCGTCGGGTGAAAGCCTCGTTTGATCCCGACGGAATATTTAATCCCGGGCGGCTGTATAGCTGGCTGTAG
- the glcF gene encoding glycolate oxidase subunit GlcF — translation MQTNLVQQFANTTEGQEAESILRACVHCGFCTATCPTYQELNDERDGPRGRIYLMKMFLEGAEVTEKTREHLDRCLTCRSCETTCPSGVQYGRLVDITRGLIDKELPRAPKDKWMRWALARVLPNRVLFGFMLRLGQTFAPILPGKLRAKVPPKKQASPWPAASHNRIVLALAGCVQPSATPNTNAAAARVLDKLGITMVEAPEAGCCGAVNYHLSEHEKGLERMRQNIDAWWPAIESGAEALVMTASGCGAMVQDYGHLLRDDPVYAAKAQKVTELCTDLGAFLLKQDLEKLKLSQSPGKVAFHCPCTLQHAMKQSGVVEQVLTKAGINLAITKDKHLCCGSAGTYSVLQPELSQKLLGNKLKALTIDSPDRIVTANIGCQMHLETKSQVPVQHWVELLDQ, via the coding sequence ATGCAAACAAACCTGGTTCAACAATTTGCCAACACAACGGAAGGACAGGAGGCAGAATCCATCTTGCGGGCCTGCGTTCACTGTGGCTTCTGCACCGCAACCTGCCCGACCTATCAGGAACTGAATGACGAGCGAGACGGCCCTCGTGGACGTATCTACCTCATGAAAATGTTCCTTGAAGGCGCAGAGGTTACCGAGAAAACCCGTGAGCACCTCGACCGCTGCCTGACCTGTCGCAGCTGCGAAACCACCTGTCCTTCCGGAGTTCAATACGGACGCCTGGTGGATATCACCCGGGGCCTTATTGATAAAGAGCTGCCCCGTGCGCCGAAAGACAAATGGATGCGTTGGGCCTTGGCGCGGGTGCTCCCCAACCGGGTGCTGTTCGGATTCATGCTCCGCCTCGGTCAGACGTTTGCCCCCATACTGCCGGGCAAACTGCGCGCCAAAGTACCGCCCAAAAAACAGGCCAGTCCCTGGCCGGCAGCAAGCCATAACCGCATTGTTTTGGCGCTGGCAGGCTGCGTGCAGCCATCCGCCACACCGAACACTAACGCAGCGGCGGCTCGTGTGCTGGATAAGCTTGGAATTACGATGGTCGAGGCGCCGGAAGCCGGGTGCTGTGGCGCGGTGAACTACCATCTTTCCGAACATGAGAAAGGTCTGGAGCGTATGCGCCAGAACATTGATGCCTGGTGGCCAGCCATTGAGTCCGGCGCAGAGGCATTGGTGATGACAGCGTCGGGCTGCGGAGCCATGGTTCAGGATTACGGACACCTGCTGAGAGACGACCCGGTATACGCCGCAAAGGCTCAAAAGGTAACCGAGCTCTGTACTGACCTGGGCGCTTTCCTGCTGAAGCAGGATCTGGAAAAGCTCAAGCTCAGCCAGAGCCCGGGCAAAGTGGCTTTCCATTGCCCCTGCACGCTGCAACACGCCATGAAGCAGAGCGGCGTTGTGGAACAGGTACTCACCAAAGCCGGTATTAATCTGGCCATCACCAAAGACAAGCACCTGTGTTGTGGTTCTGCAGGCACCTACTCCGTGCTGCAGCCGGAACTCAGCCAGAAACTGCTGGGCAACAAGCTCAAGGCGCTGACCATAGACAGCCCTGATCGCATTGTAACGGCCAACATTGGCTGCCAGATGCACCTTGAGACCAAATCCCAGGTGCCGGTGCAGCACTGGGTGGAACTGCTCGACCAGTAA
- a CDS encoding DUF4124 domain-containing protein, producing the protein MPRIMAVAVLAFVFSSPAVAGIYTWTDASGVVHFTDTPSPDKSHRSVEVAAPVTVPMAENLQQHRRISEIREQVQGMLSPDRKRDSARNKSKEKAIAKQAKICAGYRRKLAQVQSQLRAGYGNSKGNSLRRKRRNISLSLGRECILR; encoded by the coding sequence ATGCCAAGGATTATGGCTGTTGCGGTTTTGGCATTCGTTTTTTCATCACCGGCTGTTGCCGGTATTTATACCTGGACAGACGCCAGCGGCGTTGTTCATTTCACAGATACCCCGTCACCTGATAAAAGTCACCGGTCCGTTGAAGTTGCCGCCCCGGTGACTGTGCCCATGGCGGAGAACCTTCAGCAACACCGACGCATTTCGGAGATCCGCGAACAGGTGCAGGGTATGCTCTCACCTGATCGAAAACGTGATTCAGCGCGTAACAAGTCGAAAGAAAAGGCGATTGCGAAACAGGCTAAAATCTGTGCCGGCTATCGGCGAAAACTGGCGCAGGTTCAGTCACAACTGCGGGCAGGCTATGGTAATAGCAAAGGTAACAGCCTGCGCCGCAAACGTCGCAATATCAGTCTATCGCTTGGCCGGGAGTGTATTTTGCGCTGA
- a CDS encoding multidrug effflux MFS transporter, protein MKTTPLSHLQLAILLGMTVALGPLALDAYLPAFPEIADALGVGHGSVGLTLSAYVGALGLAQLLGGPLSDRYGRQQILFTGLAVFAFAAFMIAQAQTLPEMLSWRIVQGIGGAFCAVSVPAIVRDQTSGQDAARLFGLIGLVMFIAPAAAPSIGSMLLYFSEWHAIFLMLAVYGALLAIVLHFVLFRRLPLRQKDPTPVSTLITNYAYVLRHGVTMRFVGIQALCFSAMLVFITHASFIYQEWFGLSNATFSALFAANIVAMASLNLLNRRLLNRYQSVRILRACVFLQAIAVTILVVCAWAGAPYWVIAACIIMSVGFMGAIIPNNMANALEFFPHLGGTAAAMLGAAQFTIAGAISALSATLAGGTLLPIVLVMAACVFGAAILAAGGPGAVEREGLA, encoded by the coding sequence TTGAAAACGACACCCTTATCTCATCTGCAGCTAGCCATCCTTCTGGGCATGACCGTTGCCCTTGGGCCGCTTGCGCTCGACGCCTACTTGCCGGCATTTCCGGAAATTGCCGATGCGCTGGGTGTTGGCCATGGGAGTGTGGGGCTGACTCTTAGTGCCTATGTCGGTGCCCTTGGGCTTGCGCAGTTGCTGGGCGGCCCCTTGTCAGACCGCTATGGACGGCAGCAGATTCTGTTCACAGGGCTGGCTGTCTTCGCCTTTGCTGCCTTCATGATTGCTCAGGCGCAAACGCTCCCGGAGATGCTCAGCTGGCGGATTGTTCAGGGTATTGGCGGAGCCTTCTGTGCGGTATCCGTTCCTGCTATTGTCCGTGACCAGACCAGTGGGCAGGACGCAGCGCGCCTGTTCGGGCTGATAGGCCTTGTGATGTTTATCGCACCGGCCGCGGCACCTTCCATTGGCTCAATGTTGCTTTATTTCAGTGAGTGGCATGCGATCTTCCTTATGCTGGCCGTTTACGGAGCGTTGTTGGCGATCGTTCTGCACTTTGTGCTGTTCCGCCGTTTGCCGCTCCGGCAGAAAGATCCCACACCGGTCTCCACGCTGATTACAAACTATGCGTATGTACTCCGCCACGGCGTAACCATGCGATTCGTAGGGATTCAGGCTTTATGTTTCAGCGCCATGCTTGTGTTTATCACACACGCCTCGTTTATCTATCAGGAGTGGTTCGGACTATCAAACGCCACATTTTCTGCGTTGTTCGCCGCAAATATAGTGGCCATGGCCAGCCTGAACCTGCTCAACCGGCGCCTGCTTAACCGCTATCAATCTGTGCGAATACTGCGGGCATGCGTATTCCTGCAGGCCATCGCCGTTACCATTCTGGTGGTCTGCGCCTGGGCAGGCGCGCCTTACTGGGTTATTGCCGCCTGCATTATCATGTCCGTTGGATTCATGGGGGCAATCATCCCCAATAATATGGCCAATGCCCTGGAGTTCTTTCCCCACCTTGGCGGCACGGCTGCGGCCATGCTCGGGGCTGCGCAGTTCACCATCGCCGGTGCGATAAGCGCTCTCTCGGCAACTCTGGCTGGAGGAACGCTGCTGCCCATTGTGCTGGTTATGGCGGCCTGTGTATTTGGTGCGGCCATACTGGCCGCAGGCGGGCCGGGTGCGGTTGAGCGAGAGGGCCTAGCCTAA